The proteins below are encoded in one region of Penicillium psychrofluorescens genome assembly, chromosome: 4:
- a CDS encoding uncharacterized protein (ID:PFLUO_005800-T1.cds;~source:funannotate), with amino-acid sequence MHSATFIAIVGLLIVVCIVTRRKSTSSLPLPPGPKPLPIIGNVHQAPKSHGWRTYREWSKQYGPIVHVNMLGQPIIILSTSKVAHDLLAKRGAIFSDRPRLFLATELALKGLNILMMNYTEQFRQHQRLQVSVLNATPAAAYLPFQTLESQQLIHDLLENAGGAGADVQGHFQRAVASIIHTLLYGFRVKDYNDPVLRAVVKLNDEFSEFIQVGAHIVDQFPMLNNLPGFLAPWQAKAENHYTTKYDLRDENFRRGLQSDAWNISKHLKKTVKKDSLDMPLDELAFELGTMIDAALDGTTDSLIWFVVACITQDQGFVAKAREELDAVVGRDRRPTPDDKPNLPYVTAIVEEIFRWRPAGPEGVPHVNKEETTYNGYTIPKGSVIVPNVWTISREEALFGPDPDDFIPDRWLDEDGKTRKALPPAVFGYGRRTCPGRYFARNVIWIVVAQLLWSFDIKAGLSEEAGEPILVDPIACTYGLVMRALPFKASFNPRGPWVREVIARDGDTYSKDHAAMLNQIGAEFAKL; translated from the exons ATGCATTCAGCAACGTTCATAGCCATTGTCGGGCTGCTAATAGTCGTGTGTATTGTCACGCGGCGTAAATCAACTTCGTCTTTGCCCCTGCCGCCAGGACCCAAGCCATTGCCGATAATTGGCAATGTCCACCAAGCTCCCAAGTCCCACGGCTGGAGGACGTATCGCGAATGGAGCAAGCAGTATGGGCCCATCGTTCACGTCAACATGCTTGGACAGCCCATCATCATTTTGTCTACGTCTAAAGTAGCCCACGACCTCCTAGCGAAGCGTGGAGCCATATTTTCAGACCGACCTCGTCTTTTT TTAGCGACGGAGTTGGCCTTGAAAGGACTCAACATCCTCATGATGAATTACACCGAGCAATTCCGACAACATCAGAGGCTACAGGTCTCAGTGTTAAACGCGACGCCGGCAGCCGCCTATCTCCCCTTCCAAACTCTGGAATCACAGCAATTGATACACGATCTCCTGGAAAACGCGGGCGGCGCTGGTGCTGACGTTCAAGGACATTTTCAGCGCGCAGTAGCTAGCATCATCCATACGTTGCTGTATGGCTTCCGTGTCAAAGACTACAACGACCCAGTGCTTCGCGCCGTTGTTAAACTCAACGATGAGTTCTCCGAGTTTATCCAGGTTGGCGCGCACATTGTTGACCAGTTCCCTATGCTTAATAATCTGCCCGGCTTCTTGGCCCCATGGCAGGCAAAGGCTGAGAATCACTACACGACTAAGTATGATCTGCGCGACGAAAACTTTCGGCGGGGCCTGCAGTCGGACGCCTGGAATATATCAAAGCATCTCAAGAAGACTGTCAAAAAGGATAGCCTCGACATGCCCTTGGACGAGCTAGCGTTTGAGCTTGGTACCATGATCGACGCCGCGCTGGACGGCACTACAGACAGCTTGATCTGGTTTGTGGTGGCTTGCATCACACAAGACCAGGGCTTCGTCGCTAAGGCACgtgaggagctggatgccgTTGTCGGGCGCGACCGACGCCCAACCCCAGATGACAAGCCCAACCTGCCGTACGTCACCGCTATTGTCGAAGAGATATTCCGTTGGCGGCCCGCTGGCCCCGAGGGCGTCCCTCACGTGAACAAGGAGGAGACTACCTACAATGGATATACCATTCCTAAGGGATCTGTCATTGTGCCCAACGTTTGGACAATCTCCCGGGAAGAGGCCTTGTTCGGCCCGGACCCCGACGATTTCATACCAGATCGCTGGctcgacgaagacggcaaaACGCGCAAAGCCCTCCCCCCTGCCGTCTTCGGCTATGGAAGGCGGACCTGCCCTGGGCGATATTTTGCCCGCAATGTTATCTGGATCGTCGTCGCCCAGCTGCTATGGTCATTCGACATTAAGGCTGGCCTGTCTGAGGAGGCGGGCGAGCCCATCCTCGTTGACCCTATTGCATGCACCTACGGCCTGGTTATGCGGGCCCTGCCTTTCAAGGCTTCATTTAACCCTCGTGGGCCTTGGGTGCGTGAAGTGATCGCCAGAGATGGTGACACTTATAGCAAGGATCATGCGGCCATGCTCAACCAAATTGGGGCAGAGTTCGCTAAGCTGTAG
- a CDS encoding uncharacterized protein (ID:PFLUO_005801-T1.cds;~source:funannotate) has translation MPLRRKMGLAFAFATGLLAIAASTLGLYFQAAQSQESSTNFANALLVTVIESAVVIMVSCTPAIHLFWTKHASFLRSRLGFGMLASSHTKSKLSESNLGGTITSNTDRIQVRTHQYVELVESADLGKPPYEARALSTKQYV, from the exons ATGCCACTTCGTAGGAAGATGGGATTGGCCTTTGCCTTTGCTACGGGTCTTCT CGCCATCGCAGCCAGCACATTGGGTTTGTATTTTCAGGCTGCGCAGTCCCAGGAATCTTCTACCAACTTTGCCAATGCTTTGCTTGTCAC TGTTATCGAAAGCGCCGTCGTCATCATGGTCAGCTGCACGCCTGCCATTCATCTATTCTGGACCAAGCATGCAAGCTTCTTGCGCAGCCGTCTTGGATTTGGAATGCTAGCCTCATCACACACCAAGTCGAAGCTTTCGGAATCCAACCTGGGAGGAACCATTACCTCAAACACAGATCGCATACAGGTCCGTACGCACCAATACGTTGAACTAGTGGAAAGCGCGGATCTGGGGAAACCACCATACGAGGCTAGGGCGTTGAGTACTAAGCAATACGTGTAA